The sequence below is a genomic window from Mesoplodon densirostris isolate mMesDen1 chromosome 12, mMesDen1 primary haplotype, whole genome shotgun sequence.
CATGTCAAGTTAAGGATATTAGTGCTTTTTTCTGAATGAGAAGATGtgagagtctgggctcactggaaTTATTCCGTTGAGATGCACCTTACCTGTTATGAAGtgaaatttgcatttcattacaagacaagaaaaatttaaacacaaaaaagtttctgtgccctttggcctcctctctcccctctgctctgCATCGTGTATCAGCCATATGCATCAGCGGAGCTCCCCCACTGGCAGAAATACccgctcaaccataaagagcaacattctcccaaGATCACTGGGACAACTCTTTAAAAggtaacattccttcttgatctccATAAGGGAGTCACATGGCCtttagatctggattgtgtaaactctCAATAATACCTCATTTGATGTACAGCCttacgtcaaaaaaaaaaaacatataactgtgccttgactttttttttctttttagttttatttttttggctgcaccatgcaacatgtgggatcttactttccccaccagggatcgaacccacaccctctgcagtggTTGTGTTCCCCTTTCGCTTACCCTTGGTGGAAAATTGATCAAGAGCttcaaactcaaaaaaaaaggaCCACCACAAGACAACCATTTCTTTTTAACGTTCAGGTtactatttccaaaacttttctaTGTATTTGCTCAAAGTCTTGTGTTGcttaggattttatttatttatttatttatttattttttaattgctgaaAAATCTTCAGTCCAGGGCATGCATGGAATTTATAGCACAGTCTTAAATTTCCAAGCTTGATACTTTTGACACAGATTAACTAACCTAAACCTGTCTTCTACATTTAGAAGCACTGCCCTTAGGGAATTTCTAGACTTAAGGGCAAGGGCAGTTTTTATGCCCCCTCTACACTGCCAAATTGGGGTTCATAACTTTACAGTTTATATGCCCACACACAATCATTCACTGCCAACTGATTCTTTAAAGGGTGCCCTGGCTGAGGCTAATTTGGGGGCCACAACTGTTCGTCCATAAGGAGACTCAAGCAAGAAGTACAAAAGGGAGACTGTTCACCTAACagatcagaaaaaacaaaaagtttgcaGGCGTCCCTGGGTGAGATTGTAGGGAACTGTTGCAACTGTTAACAGGTATCCAGAAGTATCTTGCCAATGCCCTTGCATTCAAAATGTGCCCAAAGCCACAAGGGATCCCCTTGAGGTGACCAGGATCGGAGGCAGTCTCTTCCCTGGAAACCGAGAGGCCCCCTGCCCAGACCCCACCTGATCCCAACACGAGCCCCTGCCTGACCTGTAGCACCTTGGGCCCTGCAATAGCCTCCGATCTTGACACCCAACGATTGTCCCATGAGAGCCTATCAGCTCTTCTTACCGGGAAGGAACCAGTCTGCAAGGCAGGTCAACCTTTGTAGATACTCTTGGCCTCTTTCCACACGGAGCTGAGCCAACTGTCCCTCCTGACCCGCCAAACAGGAGGAAAGTCATTTCTGTGTGTCTAGTTCTTCAAAATCAGAGGGCCAATGGTTTTAACAATCATCATTTCTTGGGGATGTGGGAAAGGTGGGACTGATTTCTCCTCCAAAATCCTGGGCAGGAGCTGGGCTGAGTGATCCATGACTTGCAGGCCAGAGTGCTGGTGCAATTCTCAAAGGTTGGAAGAGAGGGTGTCAGGATGCCAATAGGGTATCTTCCTCTCCTCCAAATGAACTTCAATAGCATGCCAAAATGTACCTTTACTTCCTGGTGACCTGAACGCTGTATGGCCTCCAAAGAcaccaggaaacacacacaccatCCTGCATTTCCAGGAGGCAGGAAAACAGTGTCCTTGACAAAGGACTTCCCAGCTCCCCTCCCTGAGCCTTCAATGTGAGAAcaggggctggaggctggagTCCCTCCTCCATAAGCCTGGGAGGGAGCAATCCAGctccagtcctgcagcctgtcctTCATGCATTCAAGAAATCACGTCTGACTGCCCATGGTGTCAGACATTGTTCTAAGGCTTGATATCCTCACTATAACGCATGCGAAACATCTTATCCTATTACAGACGGGGAACCAAAGCACAAGGCTCATGGTTCCATCGCTAAAGAGGCTAAGCCAAGATCCAAACCCAAGCAGCCAAGCTGGTGTCCTTGTCCTGGAAAACTGTTCTCAATATGTAATATTACAtactgtctattttttttaaatctcagcttTTCTAGAGTTGACATTCCAGTGGGGCGAACGGTTAGCTTGTCAGTCATGTTTAAAATGccatgaacaaaattaaagtaGATCAAGCAGAGACAGTGGGGAAGGAGCGGAACTCTGGAGGGAACATGGACCACCGGGAGGAAGGGAACAGAATCATTCCAAAAAaatgagagggaattccctggtgttccagtggttagaactccgcacttccattgcagggggcacgggttcaatccctggttggggaactaagatcctgcaagccacctggtgtggccaaaaaatttaataaaaacaagtGAAAAGTGTTCTtgacagagcaaaaataaaagccCTGAAGTGGTAACAAGACTGTTTGTTTGAGGGGCAGCTAAAGGATACGGATGTGCAGCAGAGATGCAGGCAGGTGGCACGTTACACAGGGCGCTCTACATCAGGGCCAGGAGCTTGGGTTAGGTTGGCTGGAAAACTTTGGAGAATTTTGGAGGAGGGGCCGTCTGATTAACGTTGTAAGAATTAAGTCTGGCAGAGGAGCCGACTGTGAGATGACTAAAAGAGAGCCCCCTGAGGCCTGATAGGAGCCTCTTTCAGTAGTTCTGGCAAAGCAGGTTGGTGCCGGAGTGGGGTGGGCAGCTGGACCGGGTCCAGGTGCAGGAGGGGCTCAGGTTGGAAGTCAAGCTGACTGGGCTCGAGCAGGGAGTCCTTTTGGGTGGTCAGGCATCAAGGACGGCTTCTAGTTTGGGGCCTGAACGACTGGCCCAAGATGCTGGTGCCATTCATTTACCGAGTGAGAATGAGAACGGCTGTCTGATGGACGGGCCACATGCCCCCTGCAGAAAATGGCTCCTTGCTGGTTTTTCTCCCCCATTTTTGTTCAATTGCTCCAAAAGATAGTCAACACTTGTTTCTGGTGTGATGCTCACTCTAAGTACCCTATGTAAATCTCACAACTTCGCATGAGACAGATGCTATTATCTTCAATTTAGAACCTGAGCAGGGACACGGGGTAGGAGGGTGAATGTGGCTAAGGTCATAGGGCCAGAAAGCTCCCTGAGGGGATTCATTCCGGCTTGTGAACTACCAGGCTGGTCTCTACTGGGGAAAACTGTAGCCCCCGTTCTGATGGCCCCTCTACCCTCAGGAGTGAGCCCCACCTATGGTAATGCTCCCTCCACCCTAATCCCACTTACCCTTCGGAGGCCAGGGCAGCAATTCTGTAAGTGTGGTGGAGAATTCCAGAGACCATGACAAGGGGTCTGTGTGAGGCTCTCCTTTCCTGTATACCTATCTGTGAGGCTGACTTTTCCTCACGCTGCGACCTACATACTGTGCAGCAGGAGGCTGGATGCACACGACCACCCAGACAGCAGGCTCCAGTTTAGTTTACAAGGCTATGAAACCCTCACTGCCAGAAGATCGCATCTCTCCTAGGTTGCCTGAGTTTTCGGTCAGAGCTGCATCTCAGAACTTGACTCCTAGACTCTTTTCCTTGTTCTCTCCAGACCCTTTTCCCCCTGGGTTCCGGAACCTCTTTCTAGCCTTCGGGGTTTCACTAAGGGTTAAGCTCCAGGGCCACCTCACCTGTGATGTTATCTCCAACACCTCAACTACACATCAAGACACAACAAGAAACCGCTTACAGTTTTATTCTGCAATTAGCAACCTTGGGGGGAAGGACAGGAGGACttagaggcagaggcagggaccAGAAGCCCGCTGGGTGTTCCTTGTCGGGCTGGCGCAGAGCTTGAACCAGGCCCCCTGCAGCTCTGGCTGCAGCCCCCTCTCCACCGGTTGGTCTGGCTGCAAACTGGCTTCCCTTCATCCGCGGAGCTAGGTCGAGCGAAGTCGTGGCTTCCTCAGGTTGCAGCGTCCCTGCACCAGAAAGCCACAGCAGCCCAGTGTGAGGGGAGAGGGTAAGAGCCTGAACACTTCTCTGACTCTTTCCAAGGTTCCTTTCCGGGACTTCCCAGCTAGGCGTCCTGGGCCTGGGATTCTCGGGAACCTCAGAACCTGGGGCCTACTGGGCTCATTCCAACAGGGCGGGTGGGGAGGCCCCGCCCCAGGAGGCCAGCCCCGGCCACCTCTCACAGCCTTACTCCAGGGTCCCTAGGACCGAGGGCCGGCACTGCCAAGGAGTCTGGGGCACAGCCTGGACACAGGGGCCTCCCCGGGTGTGTGCTGGCCGAGGTGCTGTTGGTGGTTGCCCGGAGGGGATAGttagggaggggtgaggagggctgcaggggagggagcCAGGCCGCCTGCACAGGCAGGCCCAGGGCACCTGCTCATGAGGCCTCTCAACCTGCTTGTGCTGCTGGCGGTGCCGCTAGGCCACGGACTGGAGCATCCACTTGGTCTGGAACTTGCACAAGTAAGAGCCGTAAACCATGACTTCGGCGACGTCCGAAGTTTCCAGACCCTTCATCTGGAGCATGACTGTGCCCACCTGCTCGACGAATGGGATTCGAGATCCGTCGGGGCCTGTTTAGGTGAGAAGATGAGCGCTCGGGCCCAGGAGGGCCGGGGCACCCGGGTCAGGACTGGGCTCACTCACCGAACACGGCTTCCACAAGCCCCGTCTGGACCTGGAACACCTCGGGCTCCTTCAAGACTTCGGGAGACCCCACCCAAGGTGGGATGTCGTTCGGCTCCGGCAGCTTCCCCATCTTCAAGGCGTCTAAACAAAACCCTGCTTGGAGCTGGGACCTAGACTGGGTAGGCAGTTGCCTCAGCCAGAAAGTTAAGTACCTGGGCGGGC
It includes:
- the LOC132500380 gene encoding developmental pluripotency-associated 5 protein-like, giving the protein MGKLPEPNDIPPWVGSPEVLKEPEVFQVQTGLVEAVFGPDGSRIPFVEQVGTVMLQMKGLETSDVAEVMVYGSYLCKFQTKWMLQSVA